A single genomic interval of Paenibacillus macerans harbors:
- a CDS encoding ABC transporter substrate-binding protein — translation MEKSQKVKFACKALSVSVLASALLLSACGNGGSKNSAANEQDPSGKITLNMMTQSSPLAPADPNDKLIFKRLEEKTNVHINWKNFTKDVFVEKRNLAMASGDLPDAIFDAGYTDYELLKLAKDGAIIPLNDLIEQYMPNFKKVLEEAPEYKAMITAPDGNIYAFPWIEELGKGKERIQSVDAVPWINVEWLNKLGLEMPKTTEELKQVLIAFKTQDPNGNGQADEIPLSFINKPGAEDLVFLFAAFGLGENPDHAVVTNDGKVVFAPAEEGYKNAVKYINELYKEGLIDVEAYTQDWSTYLAKGKDHRYGLYFTWDKSNITGANDSYEVMPPVAGPDGEINVAQTNALGFHRGRMVVTSTNKNLEATAKWVDQMYDPIQSVQNNWGTYGDESQQNIFEYDEASNSLKHLPLNGTAPVELREKTSVGGPLAILDSYFGKYTTVPDDAKERMQIVKEVMAPHMKAEQAMPNVFDSIDELDRLTTIETDLFAYVLRKRTEWYQNGKIDEEWSGYLQELDRLGLQEWLKIKQGGYDRAMKK, via the coding sequence ATGGAAAAAAGCCAAAAAGTGAAATTCGCCTGCAAAGCCTTATCCGTCTCCGTACTTGCTTCCGCGCTTCTGCTGTCCGCCTGCGGCAACGGGGGAAGCAAAAATTCGGCCGCCAACGAACAGGATCCGAGCGGGAAGATCACGCTGAACATGATGACGCAAAGCTCGCCGCTGGCGCCCGCGGATCCCAACGACAAGCTGATTTTCAAACGGCTGGAGGAAAAAACGAACGTCCATATCAATTGGAAGAATTTCACCAAGGACGTGTTCGTGGAAAAAAGAAATCTCGCCATGGCCAGCGGCGATCTTCCCGACGCCATCTTCGACGCCGGTTACACCGATTACGAGCTGCTCAAGCTGGCCAAGGACGGGGCGATCATTCCGCTGAACGATCTGATTGAGCAGTATATGCCGAATTTCAAAAAGGTGCTGGAAGAAGCTCCGGAATACAAGGCGATGATTACTGCGCCGGACGGCAACATCTACGCTTTTCCGTGGATCGAAGAGCTCGGCAAGGGGAAGGAGCGGATTCAATCCGTCGACGCCGTTCCGTGGATCAATGTGGAATGGCTGAATAAGCTTGGTCTGGAGATGCCGAAAACGACGGAGGAATTGAAGCAGGTGCTGATCGCCTTCAAAACCCAGGATCCCAACGGAAACGGGCAGGCCGACGAAATTCCGCTGTCTTTTATCAACAAGCCGGGGGCCGAGGATTTGGTGTTCCTGTTCGCCGCGTTTGGCTTAGGGGAAAATCCCGATCACGCGGTAGTTACGAACGACGGCAAAGTCGTGTTTGCGCCTGCCGAGGAAGGCTACAAAAATGCCGTCAAATATATCAACGAGTTATACAAGGAAGGACTCATCGATGTCGAAGCGTACACGCAGGACTGGAGCACGTATCTGGCCAAAGGCAAGGACCATAGATACGGCCTCTACTTCACCTGGGACAAGAGCAACATTACGGGCGCTAATGACAGCTACGAGGTCATGCCGCCGGTAGCCGGGCCGGACGGTGAAATCAATGTGGCCCAAACGAACGCGCTGGGCTTCCATCGCGGCCGGATGGTCGTTACGAGCACCAACAAAAACCTGGAAGCGACGGCGAAATGGGTGGATCAGATGTACGATCCGATCCAATCCGTGCAGAACAACTGGGGCACTTACGGCGACGAGTCGCAGCAAAACATCTTCGAATACGACGAAGCGAGCAACAGCCTGAAGCACCTGCCGCTGAACGGAACCGCTCCGGTGGAACTGCGCGAAAAAACGAGCGTTGGCGGCCCGCTGGCGATCCTGGACAGCTATTTCGGCAAATATACCACCGTGCCGGACGACGCCAAAGAAAGAATGCAAATCGTCAAGGAGGTCATGGCTCCTCATATGAAGGCGGAGCAGGCAATGCCCAATGTATTCGATTCAATCGATGAGCTGGACCGGCTGACGACGATCGAAACGGACCTATTCGCTTATGTGCTGAGAAAGCGCACCGAGTGGTATCAGAACGGCAAAATCGATGAAGAGTGGAGCGGCTATTTGCAGGAGCTGGATCGGCTTGGGCTGCAGGAATGGCTGAAAATCAAGCAGGGCGGATATGATCGGGCCATGAAGAAGTAA
- a CDS encoding glycoside hydrolase family 32 protein yields MSTIAKQNYRGRYHFSPEKNWMNDPNGLVYFAGEYHLFYQYYPHGTTHGPMHWGHAVSEDLVHWEELDIALFPDENGTIFSGSAVVDWGNTTGFFEEEPGLVAIFTHHLEAEGKPPVQTQSIAYSKDKGRTWTKYAGNPVLRHERFVDFRDPKVFWHEGTRRWVMIIACGQTVCLYHSPDLKTWTFASEFGSGIGFHEAVWECPDLFRLAVDGDASRQKWVMLVSVGDHPAYAEGSRTQYFTGEFDGVTFTPDEDSRAVRWLDYGRDNYAGVSWSDIPAEDGRRLLIGWMSNWKYAQLTPAEEFRGAMTVPRELALESRNGATVLTQRPARELARVRRPVLSLANVAAGEAEAALRSLRLDSCELVAEAAPGASFAFKVRTGAGQETVVGVNAASGEVYVDRTKSGQHEFHEQFRGVHAAKLHSAGEKLELRIFVDRASVEVFANDGEAVITDLIFPGPEATGLSLAAETDLALKSLTIYELAP; encoded by the coding sequence ATGTCGACAATCGCCAAGCAAAACTACAGAGGCAGGTATCATTTCTCGCCGGAGAAGAACTGGATGAACGATCCGAACGGATTGGTTTATTTTGCCGGAGAATACCATCTATTCTATCAATATTATCCTCACGGAACGACCCATGGGCCGATGCACTGGGGCCACGCCGTAAGCGAAGACCTGGTTCATTGGGAGGAGCTTGACATTGCGCTCTTCCCCGACGAGAACGGCACGATTTTCTCGGGAAGCGCGGTAGTGGACTGGGGCAATACGACCGGCTTTTTCGAGGAGGAACCGGGGCTGGTCGCGATTTTCACCCATCACCTCGAAGCGGAAGGAAAACCTCCCGTGCAAACGCAAAGCATCGCCTACAGCAAGGACAAAGGCAGAACTTGGACGAAATACGCGGGAAATCCGGTGTTGAGACATGAACGCTTCGTTGATTTTCGCGATCCCAAGGTGTTTTGGCATGAAGGTACCCGGCGTTGGGTTATGATCATCGCTTGCGGGCAGACGGTATGCCTGTATCATTCTCCCGATTTAAAAACATGGACGTTCGCCAGCGAATTCGGCAGCGGGATCGGCTTCCATGAGGCGGTTTGGGAGTGTCCCGATTTGTTCCGGCTGGCGGTCGACGGCGATGCCTCCCGGCAAAAATGGGTGATGCTGGTCAGCGTGGGCGATCATCCCGCTTATGCGGAAGGGTCGAGAACGCAGTATTTTACCGGGGAATTCGACGGCGTGACGTTCACGCCCGATGAAGACTCGCGCGCGGTCCGCTGGCTGGATTATGGCCGGGACAATTACGCGGGCGTCAGTTGGTCCGATATTCCGGCGGAGGATGGCAGACGGCTGCTGATCGGCTGGATGAGCAACTGGAAGTATGCGCAGCTTACGCCGGCGGAGGAGTTTCGCGGCGCAATGACGGTACCGCGGGAACTTGCTCTGGAATCCCGGAACGGTGCGACCGTTCTGACGCAGAGACCGGCGCGGGAACTGGCGCGTGTGCGCCGGCCGGTGCTCAGCCTGGCGAATGTCGCCGCCGGGGAAGCGGAAGCCGCGCTGCGTTCCCTGCGGCTGGACAGCTGCGAGCTGGTTGCGGAAGCCGCGCCCGGCGCGTCCTTTGCCTTTAAGGTCAGAACGGGGGCCGGCCAGGAGACGGTTGTCGGCGTGAACGCGGCTTCCGGGGAGGTCTATGTGGACCGCACGAAGTCGGGGCAGCATGAGTTCCACGAGCAGTTTCGCGGCGTACACGCGGCCAAGCTGCATTCCGCGGGAGAAAAGCTCGAGCTGCGCATTTTCGTGGACCGCGCCTCCGTCGAAGTGTTTGCCAATGACGGGGAAGCGGTTATTACCGATCTGATCTTCCCTGGCCCGGAGGCCACCGGCCTATCCCTGGCGGCGGAAACGGACTTGGCGCTGAAGTCGCTGACGATTTATGAGCTGGCGCCGTAA
- a CDS encoding ROK family protein yields the protein MRIGAIEAGGTKFVCGIGNEHGVIEDSISFPTESPEITLGKAIAYLKDKRVEAIGVGSFGPIDLRQDSPTYGYVTTTPKPGWSRFDFLGALRREFPVPLGWDTDVNAAALGEAAWGAARGLNSCLYYTVGTGVGIGVYLEGRLVHGLVHPEGGHVPVRRHPDDDFAGRCPYHGDCLEGMAAGPAIEARWKAKGHELPGNHPAWEIEAFYLAQSITGAVLLVSPEKVILGGGVMQQPQLFPLIREAVRRNLNGYINAGEILERMEEYIVPPGLGQHAGLCGALALGLKALTGPLLSS from the coding sequence ATGCGCATAGGAGCGATTGAAGCCGGCGGGACGAAATTCGTCTGCGGCATCGGCAATGAGCACGGCGTGATTGAGGACAGCATCAGTTTTCCGACGGAAAGTCCGGAGATCACGCTTGGCAAAGCGATTGCTTATTTGAAGGACAAACGGGTGGAGGCGATTGGGGTCGGTTCATTTGGCCCCATCGATCTTCGGCAAGACAGCCCCACCTACGGCTATGTGACCACAACGCCGAAACCCGGTTGGAGCCGGTTCGATTTCCTCGGCGCGCTGCGCCGCGAATTCCCGGTCCCCTTGGGCTGGGATACCGACGTGAACGCGGCCGCGCTGGGGGAAGCGGCGTGGGGGGCCGCCCGGGGCCTGAACAGCTGCCTGTATTATACGGTGGGAACGGGCGTGGGGATCGGCGTTTATCTGGAAGGCCGGCTGGTGCATGGGCTGGTTCACCCGGAGGGCGGCCATGTGCCGGTAAGGCGGCACCCGGACGATGATTTCGCGGGCCGCTGCCCGTATCACGGCGATTGCCTGGAAGGCATGGCGGCGGGACCGGCGATCGAAGCCCGCTGGAAAGCCAAAGGGCATGAGCTGCCAGGGAATCATCCCGCTTGGGAAATCGAGGCGTTTTATCTTGCCCAGTCGATTACGGGGGCGGTGCTCTTGGTTTCGCCGGAAAAGGTCATCCTGGGCGGCGGGGTCATGCAGCAGCCCCAACTCTTCCCGTTGATCCGGGAGGCGGTGCGCCGAAATCTGAACGGATACATAAACGCCGGCGAGATTTTGGAGCGCATGGAGGAGTATATCGTGCCTCCCGGCCTTGGGCAGCATGCAGGGCTTTGCGGCGCTTTGGCATTGGGGCTGAAGGCGTTAACCGGGCCGCTTCTTTCTTCTTAA